Part of the Brassica oleracea var. oleracea cultivar TO1000 chromosome C8, BOL, whole genome shotgun sequence genome is shown below.
AGTCCTTTATGAATCTTCTGTAAAAGCCAGCATGTCTGAGGAAACTCATGATTCCTTTGACAGAGATTGGAGATTGTAATCTCATCATCACTTCTATCTTTGCTTTGTCCACTTCGATCCCCTTTTCTGAGATTTTGTGACCGAGAACAATCCCATCTCGCACCATGAATTGACACTTCTCCCAATTTCAAAACGAGATGCTTTTCCTCGCTGCGCTGAAGGACCCTGCACAAGTTTGACAAACACACAGAAAAGGAGTTCCCATAGACGCTAAAATCGTCCATGAAAACTTCCATTATATCCTCAATTAGGTCAGTGAAAATAGACATCATGCAACGCTGGAATGTCGTAGGAGAGTTGCACAAACCAAACGGCATTCTCCTGTAGGCAAAAGTGTTGTAAGGACATGTGAAGGTCGTCTCCTCCTGAACGTCTGGATGAATGGGAATCTATAAGAAACATGAATAGACATCTAAGAAGCAGTAGTATGGGTGGTTAGCCAATCTTTCAAGCATTTGATCAATAAATGGGAGGGGGAAGTGATCCTTTCGTGTGGCTGTGTTTAGTTTTCGAAAATCAATACACATACGGTGACCGGTTACTGTCCTAGTGGGTATTAATTCGTTCTTTTCATTAGCAACCACAGTGATCCCCCCTTTCTTAGGAACTACATGAACATGACTAACCCACTTACTATCAGAAATCGCATAAATTACACCAGTGTCTAGAAGTTTCATTATCTCTTTCTTAACAATATCTTTTAGATTTGGGTTTAGAAGTCTCTGATGTTCTACAGAAGTCATCGATTCATCTTCTAGGTGTATTCTATGCATGCATAAATCAGGTGAAATACCGGGAATATCATCTAACGAATATCCTATTGCCTTCCGGTATTTTCTCAATTCACACAATAGTTTAGCAGTTTCCACATTATTAAGCTCAGAGTTCACGATGACAGGGTATGTTGAATTAGGTCCAAGAAATGCATACCTGAGTCCCGCTGGAAGGGACTTTAATTCGATCTTTGGAGCATTGAGTTCGCTCCACGATCATCGAGCTGGCTGGTTGGTTTGGTCGGCTTTTTAGGAGCAGTTGCTCCTTCTGGTGAAATCTGGTGAAATCTGATTGCTCGTTTCCCCCAGACTTAGAAAAGCAACCGGCTTCTCGATGATTTCACAAGAGTCTAGCATCTTTTCGTATCCGTCGGCATCAACGTTGCACGTGTTCTGCTCAGACTCTACTCGTATCAGAGCTACTTTCAAAGGATCATTTGCGAGGATTTCTTTGATCATCCCTTGTTGAGGAGTCAAGGCGGCATTCTCGTCGCTAATCGTGAAGTTCTGACCATCTAGCATAGGTCGTTTGAGGAGCTCATCCATCTCGAACTTCATCACAATATCTCCCAGTTGGAGATCAATCATCCCGTTGCGGACATCAATGATTGCACCAGTTGTGCACAGGAAAGGACGGCCCAGAATGAGAGGGTCTTTTGGTTCATCTTCGAGCTCTAGAACAACGAAGTCTGCCGGAACAGTGGTGTCACCAATTTGAACTTGTAGATCTTCAAGAACACCTACTGGCAACTTGACTGATCTGTCTACGAACACCAAAGAAATCCTGGTTGGCTTGAAGTTGGTTAGTCCCATGCGTTTTGCAACTGAGTAGGGCATAAGATTCACACTGGAACCCAAATCGCACAGAGAACAAGCGAAGGCTGTTTTTCCAATCTGAACAGATAGGACAAATTTTCCAGGATCTCCAATTTCCTGAATGTTCTGTTTTGAAGGACTGTGCTGCATTCTTTCGAGACCATCATGATGTTGTTGTCTGCAAAAGTCTTCCCGGAGATCAGCCCTTTCACAAGACTGTGCATTGAAGTAATCATCTGAATTGCATCCATGAGAGAGAACTTAACGTTCAACTCTTCAAGCATCTTTTTGCACTTCATCTCTTCGCAATCCTTGCGTGATTTCTTAGCAGGGACTGGATAGGGAACTTTTGGAATGTAGACGCG
Proteins encoded:
- the LOC106308486 gene encoding uncharacterized protein LOC106308486; the encoded protein is MMQQLLQGQQIQEKALNQATGNTPRENIQEYQGLSAELRSGRHLSDPVPKKLTAQEKGKQKEGEPPSLEDVHDDDHELEQPTTAEPLAPTTQDQPVPTRVYIPKVPYPVPAKKSRKDCEEMKCKKMLEELNVKFSLMDAIQMITSMHSLVKGLISGKTFADNNIMMIGKTAFACSLCDLGSSVNLMPYSVAKRMGLTNFKPTRISLVFVDRSVKLPVGVLEDLQVQIGDTTVPADFVVLELEDEPKDPLILGRPFLCTTGAIIDVRNGMIDLQLGDIVMKFEMDELLKRPMLDGQNFTISDENAALTPQQGMIKEILANDPLKVALIRVESEQNTCNVDADGYEKMLDSCEIIEKPVAFLSLGETSNQISPDFTRRSNCS